A window of Alkalinema sp. FACHB-956 genomic DNA:
CTGGGGTGGGAACCAGGCGTAGGACTGTTGCCCCATCCAGAGACTGATAAGGGCAAGAACGATCGCCACGATTCCGAGTTTTAAGATTGTGCCTCTACTCATGCCACCCTTCACCGCAACAGCAAATTGGGATCTTCACCGATGCGCAACAGGCGATCGGCGGTGATATGCACGCCAAATTCCGCGGCCAGTTGCGCCCCTAGCGTCCCATGGACAAACATCAACGCAAAGATCCCTATCCCTGCCAGGAGGTAACTCCACTGCACTTGCTGGGCTTGGTCTTTGCGCCAGAGAAACCGCTGAAACCCTCTCCAGACGGTCATTGCTACAATCAGCAATAACAGGATCACCCCGCCCACTCCATGCCAGAGCATGGTTTCCATGGCCTGTAACCCCCAGGCACTCGTAACATCGGTGGGCGGTGTTGCTAGCAAGATCTCGTAGAACCCAGCGGCAACGGTAAAAAAGGTAATGATGGCTGCCGCAACGATGTTGTACCATCCCACATCAAAGAAGCTCGATCGGGTGGCAGGAATCGCCAAAAACTTGAAGACAGGTTTTTCCAGGGGAAAGAACACGCCAACGATATCAAAAGCGATCGCGGCGATAAACAGCCCCAGGGTCAAGTGAACGAGATTGGGGTGAATGGGAATGGCGTAGGGCAGGCCGTTCTGACCCAGGTGATCCTTCAGCTGATCGATTAAGTTCAGATCCATTACAGAATCCCCTCCTTCACGGCTTCCACAACGGGGACTGTATG
This region includes:
- a CDS encoding DUF2231 domain-containing protein, translating into MDLNLIDQLKDHLGQNGLPYAIPIHPNLVHLTLGLFIAAIAFDIVGVFFPLEKPVFKFLAIPATRSSFFDVGWYNIVAAAIITFFTVAAGFYEILLATPPTDVTSAWGLQAMETMLWHGVGGVILLLLIVAMTVWRGFQRFLWRKDQAQQVQWSYLLAGIGIFALMFVHGTLGAQLAAEFGVHITADRLLRIGEDPNLLLR